From Oncorhynchus mykiss isolate Arlee chromosome 6, USDA_OmykA_1.1, whole genome shotgun sequence, the proteins below share one genomic window:
- the LOC110526131 gene encoding serine/threonine-protein phosphatase 2A catalytic subunit beta isoform, which produces MEDKSFTKELDQWIEQLNECKQLTENQVRSLCEKAKEILTKESNVQKVRCPVTVCGDVHGQFHDLMELFKIGGKSPDTNYLFMGDYVDRGYYSVETVTLLVTLKVRYQERITILRGNHESRQITQVYGFYDECLRKYGNANVWKSFTDLFDYLPLTALVDEQIFCLHGGLSPSIDTLDHIRALDRLQEVPHEGPMCDLLWSDPDDRGGWGISPRGAGYTFGQDISETFNHANGLTLVSRAHQLVMEGYNWGHDKNVVTIFSAPNYCYRCGNQAAIMELDDTLKYSFLQFDPAPRRGEPHVTRRTPDYFL; this is translated from the exons ATGGAAGACAAATCTTTTACGAAGGAATTAGATCAATGGATCGAACAACTAAACGAGTGTAAACAACTTACGGAGAATCAAGTCAGGAGTCTCTGTGAGAAG GCCAAGGAAATCCTTACCAAAGAATCAAATGTGCAGAAAGTGCGATGTCCGGTCACAGTTTGTGGGGATGTTCATGGGCAGTTCCATGACCTCATGGAACTCTTCAAGATTGGGGGGAAATCTCCTGACACCAACTACCTGTTCATGGGGGATTACGTGGATAGAGGCTACTACTCAGTGGAAACTGTCACACTTCTCGTCACATTAAAG GTCCGTTACCAAGAACGAATCACAATTCTGCGAGGAAACCACGAAAGCAGGCAAATCACACAGGTGTATGGCTTCTATGACGAGTGCTTGAGGAAATACGGCAATGCCAACGTGTGGAAATCCTTCACAGACCTGTTTGACTATCTCCCACTAACTGCACTTGTAGATGAACAG ATCTTCTGCCTACATGGAGGTCTCTCTCCTTCTATAGACACTCTTGATCACATACGGGCTCTGGACCGCTTGCAAGAGGTCCCACACGAG GGTCCAATGTGTGACCTTCTGTGGTCAGACCCAGATGACCGTGGTGGCTGGGGTATCTCCCCTAGAGGTGCTGGCTACACCTTTGGTCAAGACATCTCTGAAACCTTCAACCATGCCAACGGACTCACCCTTGTGTCCCGTGCCCACCAATTGGTTATGGAG GGATACAACTGGGGCCATGACAAAAATGTTGTCACCATTTTCAGTGCACCAAATTACTGCTATCGCTGTGGCAACCAGGCAGCCATCATGGAGCTGGATGATACACTCAAATATTCTTT CCTACAGTTCGACCCGGCTCCTCGACGCGGAGAGCCTCATGTGACTAGACGCACCCCTGACTACTTCCTGTAA